In Anabas testudineus chromosome 12, fAnaTes1.2, whole genome shotgun sequence, one genomic interval encodes:
- the LOC113158489 gene encoding rhotekin-like isoform X2 translates to MPCTGKVALSDLRIPLMWKDSEYFKNKGELHRCAVFCLLQCGTQIHDTDLVMVDRTLTDICFEDTITFDEVGPGFQLRVELYSSCVAEDFSLGALGPRRMSRLGGSLGCSSGKKIRAALESAAVCGSTSSEVGIGPGSLSPPLPRDLSPLVPKYNLLAYTTQRIEHIQDSFKTHDLSLAASEDSPFWLPLYGNMCCRLVAQPLCMIQPVIRGQLKVKLGEDLNCWENVYGVLRGQSLCCYQSQEDLESEDKPLLVIPIRKDTTVCVSESDPVQFPSIHISTPGQGEDVTYVLTMHKSDDMQRWTEALRHHIYNIGVWKQCCDHLMKIEMPSSRRSITAKQGSLYHEIENHQK, encoded by the exons ATGCCGTGTACTGGAAAAGTGGCTCTTTCAG ATCTACGTATCCCACTCATGTGGAAAGACTCAGAgtactttaaaaacaaaggaG AGCTACATCGCTGTGCTGTGTTCTGCCTGCTTCAGTGTGGCACACAAATCCATGACACTGACCTGGTGATGGTAGACAGAACTTTAACTGACATATGTTTTGAAGACACTATCACATT TGACGAGGTGGGTCCAGGGTTTCAGCTTCGCGTTGAGCTCTACAGCAGTTGTGTGGCTGAGGATTTCTCACTGGGGGCTCTAGGACCCAGGAGGATGAGCCGTCTGGGGGGCTCTCTGGGATGCTCCTCAGGGAAAAAGATCCGTGCTGCGCTGGagtctgcagctgtttgtggatCCACTTCAAGTGAAGTAGGCATCGGACCTGGAAGTTTGTCACCGCCTCTGCCTCGTGATTTGTCTCCACT GGTCCCTAAGTACAACCTGTTGGCTTACACAACACAGAGAATCGAACACATTCAGGATAGTTTCAAGACACATGATTTGTCACTAGCAGCATCAG AGGATAGCCCATTCTGGTTACCTCTGTATGGAAATATGTGCTGTCGCTTAGTAGCTCAGCCTCTGTGCATGATTCAGCCAGTCATAAGAGGCCAACTCAAGGTTAAG CTTGGAGAGGACCTTAATTGCTGGGAAAATGTCTATGGTGTCCTCAGGGGGCAAAGTCTTTGTTGCTATCAGAGTCAAGAAGACCTGGAGTCTGAAGACAAGCCATTACTTGTAATCCCCATCAGAAAG GATACCACTGTCTGTGTATCTGAAAGTGATCCTGTCCAATTTCCAAGTATACACATCAGTACACCGGGTCAAGGAGAGGATGTGACATATGTGCTGACCATGCACAAGTCTGATGACATGCAGCGCTGGACTGAGGCCCTCAGGCACCACATCTATAACATAG GTGTGTGGAAGCAGTGTTGTGATCATCTCATGAAGATTGAAATGCCGAGCTCCAGAAGATCCATCACAGCGAAGCAGGGATCACTTTACCATGAAATAG aaaatcACCAAAAGTAG
- the LOC113158489 gene encoding rhotekin-like isoform X1 codes for MPCTGKVALSDLRIPLMWKDSEYFKNKGELHRCAVFCLLQCGTQIHDTDLVMVDRTLTDICFEDTITFDEVGPGFQLRVELYSSCVAEDFSLGALGPRRMSRLGGSLGCSSGKKIRAALESAAVCGSTSSEVGIGPGSLSPPLPRDLSPLVPKYNLLAYTTQRIEHIQDSFKTHDLSLAASEDSPFWLPLYGNMCCRLVAQPLCMIQPVIRGQLKVKLGEDLNCWENVYGVLRGQSLCCYQSQEDLESEDKPLLVIPIRKDTTVCVSESDPVQFPSIHISTPGQGEDVTYVLTMHKSDDMQRWTEALRHHIYNIGVWKQCCDHLMKIEMPSSRRSITAKQGSLYHEIVTPSPGRECLVVPDLSVEIRTLLSSYYKESY; via the exons ATGCCGTGTACTGGAAAAGTGGCTCTTTCAG ATCTACGTATCCCACTCATGTGGAAAGACTCAGAgtactttaaaaacaaaggaG AGCTACATCGCTGTGCTGTGTTCTGCCTGCTTCAGTGTGGCACACAAATCCATGACACTGACCTGGTGATGGTAGACAGAACTTTAACTGACATATGTTTTGAAGACACTATCACATT TGACGAGGTGGGTCCAGGGTTTCAGCTTCGCGTTGAGCTCTACAGCAGTTGTGTGGCTGAGGATTTCTCACTGGGGGCTCTAGGACCCAGGAGGATGAGCCGTCTGGGGGGCTCTCTGGGATGCTCCTCAGGGAAAAAGATCCGTGCTGCGCTGGagtctgcagctgtttgtggatCCACTTCAAGTGAAGTAGGCATCGGACCTGGAAGTTTGTCACCGCCTCTGCCTCGTGATTTGTCTCCACT GGTCCCTAAGTACAACCTGTTGGCTTACACAACACAGAGAATCGAACACATTCAGGATAGTTTCAAGACACATGATTTGTCACTAGCAGCATCAG AGGATAGCCCATTCTGGTTACCTCTGTATGGAAATATGTGCTGTCGCTTAGTAGCTCAGCCTCTGTGCATGATTCAGCCAGTCATAAGAGGCCAACTCAAGGTTAAG CTTGGAGAGGACCTTAATTGCTGGGAAAATGTCTATGGTGTCCTCAGGGGGCAAAGTCTTTGTTGCTATCAGAGTCAAGAAGACCTGGAGTCTGAAGACAAGCCATTACTTGTAATCCCCATCAGAAAG GATACCACTGTCTGTGTATCTGAAAGTGATCCTGTCCAATTTCCAAGTATACACATCAGTACACCGGGTCAAGGAGAGGATGTGACATATGTGCTGACCATGCACAAGTCTGATGACATGCAGCGCTGGACTGAGGCCCTCAGGCACCACATCTATAACATAG GTGTGTGGAAGCAGTGTTGTGATCATCTCATGAAGATTGAAATGCCGAGCTCCAGAAGATCCATCACAGCGAAGCAGGGATCACTTTACCATGAAATAG TAACACCCTCCCCTGGCAGAGAGTGTCTTGTGGTTCCAGATTTATCTGTTGAGATTCGCACATTACTCTCTTCCTACTACAAGGAAAG ttattGA